Within uncultured Fibrobacter sp., the genomic segment TGGGTAAGTTTACGACCCGCGCCGTGAAAGTCCTTCCGCTCGTTTCCGTGATTGCCATCGCGATGATTGTGGGGGCTGTCGTCTCGCACAATGCGGCAAAGATTCTTTCTACGGGCGCAATCGTATTCGCCGTGGTGATTCTCCATAACTTGCTCGGTTACGGCTGCGGTTTTGGCCTTGGAAAGTTGCTGAAGTTCTCGACGCCCAAGACGAAGGCTCTTTCCGTTGAAATCGGTATGCAGAATTCGGGGCTTGCGACAAGCCTTGCGGCGACTGCATTTGCGTCACTTGCCATGGCGACTGTTCCCGGCGCCATCTTCTCGGTGTGGCACAACATTTCCGGAGCGATTCTCGCAAACGTTTACCGTCGGTGGGATAAGTAGGCGAATCTCGCTAATTCGTATTCCTGTCGATTTGTTTGTAAAAATTTACCGAATTTCCCGTTAGGGGAGTTGCTAGTTTTGTGCGGTTTTAGAATATGGGTGAGGTCTATGAGCTTCAACTTTTGTATTTTTGTGCCGAATTTTGTTTATAGGTAGGTTTATTCTGCGCTTTCGTTGGCTGTTTTTACTTGTTGTATTCGTTGGGCTTGCCGAGGCCCAGCTTTTGGATATGTCCGAAATGTCCGAAAGCTACATGGTCGAAAATAAGATCCATAAGGTCAAGGTCGAAGGAACTGTCCACATGGACGACCGTGCTGTCCTTAGCCGAATCGGTATTCGCGATGGACAGAGCTATTCCCCGACGGCCCTCACCGAAAAGGTGCAGTCTTCGGTGACTTCCCTCTACAAGTCCGGTCTTTTTGACGATGTGACAGCCTGGATTGACTATGTGGGCGATGGCACCGATGTGGACCTCATTTTCAAGATCAAGGAGCTTCCCGCCTTGGATACCGCCGTATTCGAAGGCCCCGACGAAATTTCCGAAGAAGACCTGAAACTGAAGGTTCGCCTGATTCCGGGCCAGGTCTACAGCAGGAGCCAGTTGGAACGCGACCGTCAGGCTATCCTGGATTATTACCGTACCGAAGGCTATCTGCTTGCCGAGGTGGGCTATCGCGAAACGCCGGTCGACGAAAACAAGAACATGGTGACCTTCATTGTCCGCGAGGGTGAAAAGGTCAAGGTTCGTCAGTTCGATATTCAGGGCAACGATCACGTGCCTGCCGAAGACATCATGGAACACATGGTGACAAAGCTCGACCAGTGGTGGGGCGGCGGCGAATTCAAGGAAAATATCTTCGAGGCGGACCGCGACACCGTGTTGAACGCTATACGCCATTTTGGCTACCTGGACGCCGAACTTACCGAATACAGTGCCGAATACCTGCCGGACTCCACGTGCCTGTTCTATATGGGCCGAATGGTCCCGATGGGTGAAAACCTGGATGCCCTCTACAAGCAGCTGAACCTTGCTTTGGGCGATTCCGCGACGCCGCTTTACAAGATGGCGGGCAAGCCGACAATGCAGGTGACGCATATTTTCCGCAAGCACCGCGAGGTGGGCGAAATGCCCTGGGTGACTAGACCGAAGGTCACGGTCAAGACCGAAGAGGATGCCTGGAAAATGTTGAACGACATTATCCGCTACGAAAGTGCCCGCAAGGAATTGCTCGAAATCGTAGATGGTCGCAAGTGGAAAAACGCGAAAATCGATTCTCTCCGCAAGATCAAGAAACGCTCGACTTACCAGGAAAAGCTTCTGGTGCGCTACATGATCGAAGATATGTTCCCGGCGCTGAACAAGTATGACAACATCAAGACTTCGAGCGCTATCCTGGTTCATATCCACATGATCGAAGGCCGCAAGTACTATATGGGAGGTCTCCATTTCTCGGGGAACGAAGTGCTGAACGACAAGATGCTTGCCTATGCCTTCCGCCTCGACAGTGGCGAAGTCTTTGACCAGTACAAGTACGACGCTTCCCGCAAGGCGCTTCTGGATGCCTATCGCGAAGATGGCTACCTGTTCGCGCAGTACGAAGAAACCCGTACTTTCGAAAATGACTCGATTGTGAACCTGTCCTACAAGATGACCGAAGGTCTCCCGGCTCAGATTCACAAGGTGCATATCCACGGCAATACCAAGACGAACGAAAAGGTGATCCGCCGCGAAGTCCGCCTGTATCCGGGCGACACGTATCGCCAGTCCCTGTTGGAACGTAGCTTCCGCGAAATCATGCAGCTCAACTACTTCGACATGGTCGTGCCCGACATCAAGGTGGTGGGCGAGCAGGACGTGGACCTCGACTTTACCGTGCAGGAAAAGGAAGCGGGAACAGGTCAGTTTAGCCTGGGTGTTTCCTATAGTGAAAGCGATGGTGTCGTGGGTACGGCAAGCGTGTCGATTCCGAACTGCTGTATGGGTAACGGCCAGGCCGCCTCGTTCAGCGTGGAATACGGTATGGACAAGAAGAGCGCCTCGGTGAGCTTCCAGGAACCCTGGTTCCTCGACAAGCCGATTACCTTGGGTACAAGCCTCAGTTATTCCTGGTGGAACATGTCCAAGTACGACGACCCCGACATTACCCGTTACGGTGGCTCGGTCTACCTGGGTAAGCGCCTCAAGTGGCCCGATGACTACTTCTACGGACAGATCGGTTACAGCTGGCTCATGAACAAGCAGGGCCCCAACATTGACGACAGCTACGTTGTCTATACCGGTGTGGAATCTGCCTTGAACTTCCGCTTGCTCCGCGACGACAAGAACCTGCCGCAGTTCCCGACCGAAGGTTCTCGCTATGTGCTTGACGTGCAGTGGGCCGACGATGTGCTGTTCAGCGACTTTAGTTTCGTGAAGACCGAACTGACGATCAAGTGGTGGTTCCCGCTGTTCCGCGACCGCCTGACAATTGCGCTCACCAACCAGTACGGCGTTATCTTCGGCGATCAGCTGCAGTACCGTACGCTCTACAACATGGGTGGCGTGATGGGTTACGAAGGCATGATGCGTGGATATAGCTCGGGCTCTATCGGATATCGTCGCCTGGGTCGTAGCTACCAGTACACGGGTGCCGAACTCCAGCTCGGCCTTGTGCCGCAGACCTTCTACCTGTTGCCGTTCTTCTTTGATGCTGGTAACGTGTTCGGTGAACGCTACAATCCGCGCACCAAGGTCCCGAAGCCGAGCCGTAGCCCGCTCAGCGAATGGGATCCGACGAGCCTCAAGAAGGATATCGGTTTCGGTTTCCGCGTGATTGTGCCGATGCTCGGTATTATCGGCTTCGACTTTGCATGGCCTTTGGATGTGGGTGAAACCTATAGTGGAACGCAGCGTACCGAAGTGGGCGACATGCAGTTCAACTTTGTCATAGGCCAGGGCTTCTAAACCTTACCGGAATTCAGTTGTACGTATGAACGGGCTTTTCGAGGCCCGTTCCTATTTTTTTATATTATGCCTGACTAAGAACAAACTCTTTTCGGAGTACGATATGATGAAGTACTTTTATGGTGCGGTTCTGTGTCTTTTTTTGGGGGCTTGTGGAAGTTCGGGGTCGGGAAGTGACAATGTCAATCAAGAGGAAATTCCCGAAAGCTCTTCCGATTCTCTCGACAGCCTCCAGAATGTTGAAGACGACGATCCGGTAGATTCGATTCCTGATAGCTATATCAAGGATGTGGCTGTGGATTTTGAACTGATCCAGGAAGAGGGTAGCTCCTTCAGGGATAATTTTGAAGCCGTTCAGGTGGGCAGGTACCGCTGGATGACATCGAACGTTTCCAAGAATGAAATGGTGACGACCAATATGTGCTATGGGGATAGCGCCTCCAATTGCGATTTGTATGGTCGCCTGTTCAAGTATGTTTATGCCGGGGATGCTTGCCCCAATTCCTACCATGTTCCCACTAAGGAAGACTGGTTTAATCTGATGAGCTTGCGCTTGAAGTATCCCGATCTGGATACCATGCTCAATCTTTCTTACGGTGGTTTCTGTTCGAACGTTTTTGGATCTACCACCTGTTCCGGGATAGATACCGACGCCTACTACCTGACGGCGGATAGCCTGGTGGCGCACGTTAAGAAGGGAAGCAAGGGCGTTTCGTTCTCTAAATTCAGCATGAACGATTACTACAGTCTTCGCTGTGTTGGCTATGTGGATATCGTCGAAAATCTCAAGGATCTGCCGACGTGTAATGAGAGTAGCGCTCAATGGCTGGACAGGTTCTATGTGGTAAAGAAGAAAAGCAACTACTATTGCACGGGGAGCCGGTGGGTTGACGATTTTACGGATGATTGCGACAAGTCGCAGAAGAATGTCTACGTGACGTTCAACGACTCCGCATACGTTTGCAAGAATGGTTACTGGCAACTGGCGAGTATCAACGATTCCAGAACCCCCTGCACCGAAGATATCGACAGCAGCTTGATTGTATTTAACGGAATCCATTACGCCTGTGAAGACCGCCTTTGGCGTAAGTTCAGCGAGGTCGAAGATTCCCTGGGGTATTGCAGTGGAAAGCGTTTCTTCAAGTTGGATTCCCTTGTCAAGGGGGATTCCTACGCGGTGTATGTCTGCGATGCCTTGGGCTGGCGCAGTGCCAAGAAGTTCGATTACCTGGGCTATTGTGGCGAGGAACAGTACCGAAAAATCGACACGCTCAAGATGGAAAAAGATACGTCGGTCTATTTCTGCGACAGTACGGGATGGCGCCTTGCTGAAAATACGGATTATCTGAGAGAATGCAATGCGAAAAACTATGGAAAGGTCGCGTCGTTGAAACTTGAAAATGACACCCTGGTATACGCCTGCGATTCTAGTGGCTGGCGCTATGCCGTCATCGAAGATGTTTATGGCGTATGCGATAGTGCGGGGACTTACAAGATAGCCTCTTTCGGGGGAAGGAACTATGTTTGCCGCGACAGCGACTGGGATGATTTTACTTCCCTTGAAAACGCTCTTGGAATATGCACTCCCAAACGGCAGGGCGTAATTGATACGGTTCCTGACGGATACGACTACATTTGCGACCTGGAAAATTGGCGCAGGACGAAAAAGGACGATTACCTCGGGACATGTACCGCAAAGCGTGACGGCGAAATGCGTCGCTATGATGGTTACGGCTACATCTGCAGGGATTCTGTTTGGAGACAGCTTTCCAAGCTGGAGTCGGAACTTGGACTTTGCGAATCGAGTAACCTCGGAAAGTTGAAACTGACGGATACGGGAATCGATTACATCTGCACGGAAAGCGGCTGGAAAACTGCGAGCCTCTCCGAAGTCATGGGCGAGTGCAATGCCAAGAACGAGGGTAAACTCGGTACTTACGGCGGAATCAAGTACTACTGCAATGGCGCGAAGTGGTTGCTCGAAGGTGGCCTTACGGAACTGGGGCAGTGCCTGATTTCCCGGATGGGAACTTTAAAGAAACTGGATGGAATAAGCTATGTGTGTGACAGTTCGGGCTGGCGTTCGCCTCGGTCCCGCGAAACGGTCATAGGAACCTGCACCGCGAAAAACCAGGACTCCGTGAAGGTGAAAAACGACTCCGCCTTTGTTTGCAAGAATGGGTACTGGTCTATGGTGAGCGTGTCGGAATACCTGGGGGCTTGTACCAGCAGCAATGAGGGCGAGGTCAAGTCCTACGCTAAGAAGGATTTTGTTTGCTCCGATACGCGTACTTGGCGTGAGCTGAATGAATTTGAATCGAGAAACGGGGTGTGCGCTCCATCCGTTTACGGAACCATCATACAGGAGGATAGCCGCTATTACTATTGCTATGGTGCCAAGTGGAAACAGGTGAGTACCGCGTTCGGAAAAATGGGAAGTTGTTCGCTGACGGATACGTCTACCTACATCAGGCCGGATTCGGTTTATTTCTGTAGCAAGGGTAACTGGATCTATCTTTCCCCGGCAAACTATCTGGGTGAATGCAATAGTGCTACGCCGCAACAGAAACTTTATGGAAGCATCGTATATTATTGCGATACGACGGCTTCTGCGAACTGGTTCAAGTTGACGGCGAAGGATAGCGTACAGGGGTATTGCAGGACATCGCTCCTAGGCAAAAGCATGACCTACAAGGATTCCCTGTTTATCTGTACGGGAAAATGGAATCCTAAGTCGTGGACTCCGGCAACCGAAAAGGAATTCTTGACCGTCTGCGACGAAAATCGTGACGGGGAGACCTTCTTTAACGGGTTCAACAAATCCAAGTGTGTCAATGGTGAAATTCAGTGTCTCGATCAGAAAATGATGACGGATTCCCGCGACGGTCAGGTGTACAAGTATGTCGAATTGAAAAGCGGTGAAGTTTGGATGAGCGAGGATATGCGCTACAATGGCGTGGATTCTGCCTGGTGCATGGGCGAACTGAATGTTCCGTGTGAAAGCGGAATGCACTATACCTATGCGGCATCGAGAAAGGCGTGCCCTGCGGGTTGGCATATTCCGTCGAAAGACGAATTTATGTACCTGCATCAGATTATGAGGGATGTAAGTTCTGTCTATAACAATGGTGACTATAGTTACGTTTATGGATTGTCGATGCTCTCTAACGCTTTTATACAGTTCTATCGGATGAATGGGATAGAACCGAGAGCTAGGTATATTGACCACAAGGTAAAATCTTATTGGACGTCTGCGGACACGATGGAATATTACTCGTTTACGGATAGGCTGTATTATACGTTCGAGGAAGAACCGATAGGCAACTATGTTCCCCAGGAAACGAGTTTTAAAATTCTTGGACTTTCCGTCCGTTGCAAGAAAGACTAGTGGGGTAAGGTATGAAAATTTTTGATAAATTAAATTTGAAGAACAGAGCCTTACTGGGCGGCCTCTCTCTCTTGGCGGCACTCCTTGTCTCCTGTAGTTCCGGTTCCAGTTCGTCTTCCGATGTGTATGACGAAACCTCGTCGGAATCATCTTCGGAATCTGGGAAGTCTTCTAGTTCACGATTGGCGGAAGGCCCCGTTACGGATGCCGATGTCCTGGATGTGAACGATTATGACAACAGCGATGAGACTTCGGTGACGGATCCCACATCCGACACGAAATACTCCATCGTTAAGCTTGGAATATACATGTGGCTTGGCGAGGATGTTAACAAGGTGACGACCGACGTAAAGAACACCTGTTACGAATACGATGAAAGTCTGTGCCCCAAGTACAAGAGATTTTATATGGCAGAAAACGCGGAGAGCGTGTGCCCCGAGGGGTTCCGCTTGCCGTCCATATACGAATGGAAACAGTTCCTTGCCGAAAAGAAAATCAAGGTCCTTGGCGGACAATGCACCAAGAGGGATACTTTGGAATGTTTCGGCCTCGATTCCTCGGCGAGATACCTAGCCCGCTACGATTCTGCCGTTACCATTGAGGCGGATGGCTCGGTGAGCTATTCGGCGGCCTCTCCCAGGGAATTTTACCATATCCGTTGCGTAAAGCGCAAGTCGATTGTGTCCGATTTATCGGACCTTCCGAAATGCGATAAGAATAGCGATTATGGTACGTTGTTTGTGGGTGCCGAGGACGTTGGTTATGCATGTCGTGACGGGGAATGGAAACAGTCGCTTTCCAGGTCTTGCCTTCCCGAAGAGGCTAAAACCCTGGTAGCCATTCACGACTCGTTGCTGTATGCCTGTATTGATGGTGACTGGACCTTGGCCTCGATTCAGGACGTGGATGAAAAATGCACTTCGAAAAACTTGGAACGTGAAATCCTGCTGAATGGCAAGCGGTATGCCTGTACCGATACCGGCTGGATGCTCCTGAAATTCCCTGGCTCGGAATTGGGCTACTGTTCGGAGTCGACTTTGGGAAAGACCGCCATGGCCCTGCACGACAGTATTTATTACCATTGCGATTCCACGGGTTGGCGTATAGCGAGTCTCAATGAAATTCTGGGAACGTGCGATTCTACGAGGTATGGTCGTAGCAAGAGCAGTCGAGGAGAAAAGTTTGTATGCCGTTTCGGTTCTTGGGACCGGTTCTCGGATGTCGAGGAAAAACTCGGTATATGCACTGCTGAACATGCCGGTGAGGCTTTCATATACGAAGGCAACTTTTATGTGTGTGATACGTCTAGGCTTGCCTGGCGAATCGATGACGCACTTTTGCATATAGGAAAATGCGACAGTACCCGCTATTTCGATACGGTCGTGGTCGGAGATGTCATTTACCTGTGCAACGACTATAACCGCTGGCAGAAGACTTCTGCGAAGAACGGAAAGTATTACCTGTGTACCTCGAAAAATCTGGGCAAGATAAAGGATATAGAAGGCGACAACTTTATTTGCAAAAAGAATAGCAGCAACGAGTACGTATTTGACTATGCCACGAGCCTGGAATTAAAATTCGGCTATTGCCCGCAGGCGGACACCTCTCATGTCGTAAGCGGCGATTCCGTGTATTACTGTTACAACGGAAACTGGAAGTACTACGGGAAATATGTTCCTAGGGATACGGTCTCCAAGGACACGGTTGTGAAGGATACCGTGAAAAAGGATACGGTTCGTAAGTATCCGATAGCTGATATACCGGAGTGTAATTACTATACGCGTGATTCCGTTTTCTTCACCGGACTGACGGAGTATAAATGCATGGTCAGTAATGAAAATTACTACTGGAGACTATATTCGGAAGATTCTGTCCTGAACCAAAAGGGCTATTGGGTGGAAACAATTACTTTAGGGACGCAAACCTGGTACTGCTATACGAGGGATAAGTTCACTTGGTATATTGCAACGGGGACGGATGTCTCGCATTATGTACCCCCTGTAGAACCTACGTGCGCAGAAGGATTCCATATACCCTCGGTTGCGGACTGGAAAAAACTTTTCAACACGATGAATGCAAATGTCCCTGGAGGCGATGCTCTTTGGTACTTTGCGAATAAGCCGGGTATTCCTAGAAATTTCGGCCTTGAACTTTATCGGGTCGATGCGTATTGGGCGTCTGACGAGGTGGACGCAAGTAATGCAAGGTGTGTTAAAGTGAAGGAATCGTCGTATTCCTTTGATACATGCAGGAAGGGCGATCATTTATTTACGATTTGCGTCAGTGATTAAAATGATTTTAGGGCGTTTTGCGATGATTCCTTATCAAGGGCGCCCTATATTTTTGTAAATTGTATTTATGATGTTTCGAAAACTGATTATACTCCTTTCTCTGGTTTTTGCGACCGTGTCGTTTGCCGAAGACGGCCTGCGCATTGCGCATGTGGATTCCAAGCTGATCTTTGACGGCTACAAGGGGACCAAAAAGGCGCAGGAAGAATACGACCGCCAGGTGGCCAAGTGGGAACAGCAGGGCAACTTGCTGCAGAAGGAACTTTCTGCGATCAAGGAAAAGCTCGACAAGCAGGTGCTGATGCTTTCCGACGAAAAGAAACGCGAACTTGAGGCGGAGTACAACAAGAAGGATATTGAACTCAAGAATTTTATCGACCGTGTGTATGGCCGTAAGGGTGAGCTGATTTCTGAAAACGAGAAGGTGAGCGCCCCGATTATCCAGCTGATTCGAAAGGCGATCAACGAAATCGCCCTGCAGGAAGGCTACGACATGGTGGTGGACCGTGCAACCGGTGCCGTCGTGTTTTGGAAAAAGGAAAATGACCTCACCCAGAAGGTCCTGGATTACCTGAACAATCGATAGTCTGAATAATCGATAGTCTGGTACAGGCTGGAGTGGTGGTTCGGGGCCGTGTGGCCTGTACCGCAGTCCTGAAATTGTTGAAATCGTGTCCTCGGTACAGGTTAACCGAGGACTTTTTTTTGTTTTAGCCTGTACAAGGCAGGGGTATTGGGCTGGAAAAGGGATTGGCGGGAAAAGGGATTGTTAGCCCGCAATATTCCTTGCTTGCGCAAGGTTGCGGTCTAACCCTATGGGCTCGATGCAAGCTGCGCTTGCCTCAAGCTCATAATTTGCCTCTTCGCACTTCGTGCATGAGCCAAATTATGCCGCACCCTCTCCCCCAAGGGGTCTCGGGTCCGACCCATAATCATTCGAATACAAAAAAGGCCTAGCTTTATGCTAGGCTTCTTTTGTATTCGAGCGGGAAAAGGGACTCGGACCCTCGACCCCGACCTTGGCAAGGTCGTGCTCTACCAACTGAGCTATTCCCGCGAGGTGACCCAATTATAGAATAATATTTTGACTATGTCAAGGGTTGGTGCAAAGAAAAAATCAAAATTCCGTTCTTTTTTCCTCTCAGCTCGAAAAACCCGGCTTTAATGCACAGGAATCCGTGTGGGAGCGGCAGCGGAAGTTTTGCGAAAAGGTCTTCCGAGATAAGGAAATCCTGCCCGAGCTTGGAGCAGAGCGTCTGAATGCGGGAGGTCGTGTTCAGGACATCGCCGTGGTAAGCCATTTCGCTCCCGAAGTTGCCGACCTCGGTCGAAATTACCTTGCCGCAGTGGGCGGCCGCCTTGAACGAGGGGCTTACCCCGTAGCGTTTCAGGAACTTGCTCCTGGTGCGCTGCATGCATTCGGCGAAGTCGTGGAAACATTCCAGGGGGCGTGCCCTGCGACGGCAGTCCTTCGTTTTCCAGGTCAGGAACACTCCGTCGCCTGCAATCTGGTAAATCTCGCCGTGGTTTTCTTCGCAGCAGTTGGAAAGGAGCCTGTAGTAGTCGCGGATAAAGTTGCTGTATTTCACGTGGCCCAGTTCTTCGGCGATGGCCGTAGAATGTTTCATGTCGATAAACATGAAAATCAGGTCTTCTTCCTTGGGGTCCTGGTACTTGCCGAGTAGCGTGTTGATAAAAACTCGCGTGCCGAATTTCTTGTGGACGGAGCGCACGAAGGTAATCAGGTGCCCGAGAAGGAATAGCGCAAATATCAGGATGTGGTTGCTCGGCTGCTTGAAAAAGTGGAGCACCTGTTTTAGCGAGTTTTCGTTAATGAGTCCTTCGCTCTTGTCGATTTCCCAAATGAGAATGCATAAGGTGAGGTTTGCGCAGATGCTTGCGAGGAAAAAACAGGAGCGGATGAGCAGGGCCGTAACGACCGGCCTCTGGTCCATTTCGTCTTGCAAGATCATGACGTCGTAAATGGAATGCGAAAGCCCGGTGAAAAGGGATAGTTGCAGCATGAACAGGATCCTGCCCGGATTGATGCCGTTGCCGGAGCCGTACATGAACAAAAGGGTCGTGCACAGGGTTACCAGAACCCAGCTACTGATATAAAAGCAGATTGCCTTGCATTTGCGTTGCGTCAGTCGTGTAATGGCCATAGCGCGTATCAGTGGATAAACAGGGGGAGTGCCCAGATCATGGCGATGATGATGATGTCCTTGTACGATTCGTCAAGAAGCAGGGCCGAGGCAAGAAAGAAAATCGAGGTGGATAACGTAAGAAAAATCAGGAGCGGGAGCCGCTTCTTCAGTTTTTGCTTCCAGTTTAATTTTTCTTCGTTGTTCATATTCTCTATATAATCTAAATTTTGCAAAATGTTTCAAGGAACCTAAAATTTTTTGTTGTTAAAAAAATGTTTTGTGTCTATCTTCACATTCCGTTCTGTCAAAAAATTTGCGATTATTGCGATTTTCGGGTAATGCCCGTGCAGCCCCGTATTTATAAGGAATTTGTAAGTTTTTTATGTAAGCAAATTGTATGTTTAGAACGGAAAAATCCCGGACTCCTGGCGACTGCTCAGACACTTTACCTGGGGGGCGGCACCCCTTCCGTTTTGCCTGCGGAATACTTGCGCGAAATTTTTGGATGCCTCGCCTCAGTTGGTGTGAATGTGCATAAACTAACCGAAATTTCGATGGAGTTCAATCCGGAATCGACAAACGAGGCTTCGGTGGAGGCGGCGCTAGAACTTGGCGTAAACCGTATCAGTCTCGGCTTGCAGACGTTCGATGCGGAGCTGCTCAAGTTGGTGGGGCGTTCCCATTCGGTCGAGGCGGGAATCCGGGCGTTGAACCTTTTGACATCTAGGCGCGGGTTACAGGTGAATGCGGACCTGATGTTTGACTTGCCGACTCAGAAGGTGCAGGGTTTCCTGGACGATGTGGACCGCCTTTCGGATTTTCCGTTGAATCATGTGAGCTTTTACGGGTTGAACGTGTCGCCCCGCTCGCGGCTTGGACATAGGGTTTCGCGGGGCGAGCTTGCCATAGACGAGGATATCTACGAACCGATGTACCTGGGCGGCGTAGAAATTTTGGAGCGGAAAGGCCTTAAGCGTTACGAAGTCTCGAATTTTGCACGCGAAGGGTTCGAAAGCGTCCATAACCAGAATTACTGGAATTGCGGTGAGTATGCGGGGTTTGGGCCGGGGGCGCACAGCTTTGTCGGTGGAGTTCGCTACTATGCGCCCGAAATTTATCCGCGCTGGCGCGATTACGTTTCGGCGGGGTGTCCTTCCGAAATGCTGGAGGTCGATGTCCTGAACCGCGAAAGTAAAATCATGGAACT encodes:
- a CDS encoding POTRA domain-containing protein — translated: MSEMSESYMVENKIHKVKVEGTVHMDDRAVLSRIGIRDGQSYSPTALTEKVQSSVTSLYKSGLFDDVTAWIDYVGDGTDVDLIFKIKELPALDTAVFEGPDEISEEDLKLKVRLIPGQVYSRSQLERDRQAILDYYRTEGYLLAEVGYRETPVDENKNMVTFIVREGEKVKVRQFDIQGNDHVPAEDIMEHMVTKLDQWWGGGEFKENIFEADRDTVLNAIRHFGYLDAELTEYSAEYLPDSTCLFYMGRMVPMGENLDALYKQLNLALGDSATPLYKMAGKPTMQVTHIFRKHREVGEMPWVTRPKVTVKTEEDAWKMLNDIIRYESARKELLEIVDGRKWKNAKIDSLRKIKKRSTYQEKLLVRYMIEDMFPALNKYDNIKTSSAILVHIHMIEGRKYYMGGLHFSGNEVLNDKMLAYAFRLDSGEVFDQYKYDASRKALLDAYREDGYLFAQYEETRTFENDSIVNLSYKMTEGLPAQIHKVHIHGNTKTNEKVIRREVRLYPGDTYRQSLLERSFREIMQLNYFDMVVPDIKVVGEQDVDLDFTVQEKEAGTGQFSLGVSYSESDGVVGTASVSIPNCCMGNGQAASFSVEYGMDKKSASVSFQEPWFLDKPITLGTSLSYSWWNMSKYDDPDITRYGGSVYLGKRLKWPDDYFYGQIGYSWLMNKQGPNIDDSYVVYTGVESALNFRLLRDDKNLPQFPTEGSRYVLDVQWADDVLFSDFSFVKTELTIKWWFPLFRDRLTIALTNQYGVIFGDQLQYRTLYNMGGVMGYEGMMRGYSSGSIGYRRLGRSYQYTGAELQLGLVPQTFYLLPFFFDAGNVFGERYNPRTKVPKPSRSPLSEWDPTSLKKDIGFGFRVIVPMLGIIGFDFAWPLDVGETYSGTQRTEVGDMQFNFVIGQGF
- a CDS encoding FISUMP domain-containing protein; this encodes MMKYFYGAVLCLFLGACGSSGSGSDNVNQEEIPESSSDSLDSLQNVEDDDPVDSIPDSYIKDVAVDFELIQEEGSSFRDNFEAVQVGRYRWMTSNVSKNEMVTTNMCYGDSASNCDLYGRLFKYVYAGDACPNSYHVPTKEDWFNLMSLRLKYPDLDTMLNLSYGGFCSNVFGSTTCSGIDTDAYYLTADSLVAHVKKGSKGVSFSKFSMNDYYSLRCVGYVDIVENLKDLPTCNESSAQWLDRFYVVKKKSNYYCTGSRWVDDFTDDCDKSQKNVYVTFNDSAYVCKNGYWQLASINDSRTPCTEDIDSSLIVFNGIHYACEDRLWRKFSEVEDSLGYCSGKRFFKLDSLVKGDSYAVYVCDALGWRSAKKFDYLGYCGEEQYRKIDTLKMEKDTSVYFCDSTGWRLAENTDYLRECNAKNYGKVASLKLENDTLVYACDSSGWRYAVIEDVYGVCDSAGTYKIASFGGRNYVCRDSDWDDFTSLENALGICTPKRQGVIDTVPDGYDYICDLENWRRTKKDDYLGTCTAKRDGEMRRYDGYGYICRDSVWRQLSKLESELGLCESSNLGKLKLTDTGIDYICTESGWKTASLSEVMGECNAKNEGKLGTYGGIKYYCNGAKWLLEGGLTELGQCLISRMGTLKKLDGISYVCDSSGWRSPRSRETVIGTCTAKNQDSVKVKNDSAFVCKNGYWSMVSVSEYLGACTSSNEGEVKSYAKKDFVCSDTRTWRELNEFESRNGVCAPSVYGTIIQEDSRYYYCYGAKWKQVSTAFGKMGSCSLTDTSTYIRPDSVYFCSKGNWIYLSPANYLGECNSATPQQKLYGSIVYYCDTTASANWFKLTAKDSVQGYCRTSLLGKSMTYKDSLFICTGKWNPKSWTPATEKEFLTVCDENRDGETFFNGFNKSKCVNGEIQCLDQKMMTDSRDGQVYKYVELKSGEVWMSEDMRYNGVDSAWCMGELNVPCESGMHYTYAASRKACPAGWHIPSKDEFMYLHQIMRDVSSVYNNGDYSYVYGLSMLSNAFIQFYRMNGIEPRARYIDHKVKSYWTSADTMEYYSFTDRLYYTFEEEPIGNYVPQETSFKILGLSVRCKKD
- a CDS encoding FISUMP domain-containing protein, whose amino-acid sequence is MKIFDKLNLKNRALLGGLSLLAALLVSCSSGSSSSSDVYDETSSESSSESGKSSSSRLAEGPVTDADVLDVNDYDNSDETSVTDPTSDTKYSIVKLGIYMWLGEDVNKVTTDVKNTCYEYDESLCPKYKRFYMAENAESVCPEGFRLPSIYEWKQFLAEKKIKVLGGQCTKRDTLECFGLDSSARYLARYDSAVTIEADGSVSYSAASPREFYHIRCVKRKSIVSDLSDLPKCDKNSDYGTLFVGAEDVGYACRDGEWKQSLSRSCLPEEAKTLVAIHDSLLYACIDGDWTLASIQDVDEKCTSKNLEREILLNGKRYACTDTGWMLLKFPGSELGYCSESTLGKTAMALHDSIYYHCDSTGWRIASLNEILGTCDSTRYGRSKSSRGEKFVCRFGSWDRFSDVEEKLGICTAEHAGEAFIYEGNFYVCDTSRLAWRIDDALLHIGKCDSTRYFDTVVVGDVIYLCNDYNRWQKTSAKNGKYYLCTSKNLGKIKDIEGDNFICKKNSSNEYVFDYATSLELKFGYCPQADTSHVVSGDSVYYCYNGNWKYYGKYVPRDTVSKDTVVKDTVKKDTVRKYPIADIPECNYYTRDSVFFTGLTEYKCMVSNENYYWRLYSEDSVLNQKGYWVETITLGTQTWYCYTRDKFTWYIATGTDVSHYVPPVEPTCAEGFHIPSVADWKKLFNTMNANVPGGDALWYFANKPGIPRNFGLELYRVDAYWASDEVDASNARCVKVKESSYSFDTCRKGDHLFTICVSD
- a CDS encoding OmpH family outer membrane protein, encoding MMFRKLIILLSLVFATVSFAEDGLRIAHVDSKLIFDGYKGTKKAQEEYDRQVAKWEQQGNLLQKELSAIKEKLDKQVLMLSDEKKRELEAEYNKKDIELKNFIDRVYGRKGELISENEKVSAPIIQLIRKAINEIALQEGYDMVVDRATGAVVFWKKENDLTQKVLDYLNNR
- a CDS encoding adenylate/guanylate cyclase domain-containing protein, translated to MAITRLTQRKCKAICFYISSWVLVTLCTTLLFMYGSGNGINPGRILFMLQLSLFTGLSHSIYDVMILQDEMDQRPVVTALLIRSCFFLASICANLTLCILIWEIDKSEGLINENSLKQVLHFFKQPSNHILIFALFLLGHLITFVRSVHKKFGTRVFINTLLGKYQDPKEEDLIFMFIDMKHSTAIAEELGHVKYSNFIRDYYRLLSNCCEENHGEIYQIAGDGVFLTWKTKDCRRRARPLECFHDFAECMQRTRSKFLKRYGVSPSFKAAAHCGKVISTEVGNFGSEMAYHGDVLNTTSRIQTLCSKLGQDFLISEDLFAKLPLPLPHGFLCIKAGFFELRGKKNGILIFSLHQPLT